The sequence TCTACAATCTAAGCTAGGTGTTAAAGATGAAGATTTGATAGATTGTGCTTATATGGACTTGATTGAAAGTGCTTAAATGgctgaataatataaaagaaattctgtgtttttgttgttttagataagaatttaattttaagccTGTGATAAATAGATAACGTAATGGCACCGAATACCGACCACTGATTGATACGGCTAAATGAAtcctttaaaagataaattaaatactctaGTGGTCATAAGAAAAATGGATATTATGAAAGATtacaaacttatattttaaattatgcacataattgtatttcataatggctttttattacctaaatttgtattttaactgTCACGACTGGAAATTAACTGAAAGCACCATTTTCCGACCGACTGAGTACAAATACACGTGTTTCCGACCACTGAGTAGCTAGATTCCGACcagtcaaatattttctactaaaaTCAACTTTATGATAATAGAAATACAATGGAAATTCGTAAAAACCCGTTTCGTCTTTTCACTGCATCACgcgtggaccgatttcgataattctttttttattatattacttgaagtacgaggatggttcttatggagagatattttaaatatgtaccacgggcgaagccggggcggaccgctagttttatataatatttgagcatctaatatataaaaatcaatgccacttttcgttgtaattccataactcgagaacggctgaaccgatttcgataattctttttttattatattccttgaagtacgaggatggttcttatgtagagaaaacgtaaacatgtaccacgggcgaagccggggcggaccgctagtttattataataacaaaaactaactCTATGTTAGACTGTagtagtttaaaattacatttactcaaactcaaacttatAATATGCCTCACTGGTCATCCACACTAAATTAGAATGTCCCATTGACTACTTTGCCCAATTCTAAAATCCATTTCACCAAAAGTATTATTTCAGCTAATGAGAATACTTCAGCCTCTTTTTTATCACTCATTATGATGACCTGAAATAAACACATGCAATTTTACTCAAGCACAGCGCAAGCTGCAAAAGCAACCCAGTTGGACGGAAACAGGGAAATATATCGCACCTAGATTCCGACCAAACCTAAATTTGCGTAATAAAGCCTCTAAACCAAAattgatattcatttttagttcATTTCTATTTCATATGTACACTTATAAAGATCTCACAATTTCGTAGTTATGCAATTATGTGTcataaacgtaaaatataggGGTTTTAAACCAGACCGGTCTTTGTAAATGAATAacgaaaaaatcaaaaaagagTGTCAGTTAAAAcgtatattacaaataatccATTAAAGTTAGCATTGGTCGCATACAGGTGTAGTATATAAGCATAGcgtttagaataaataacataatacgAAACCTCCACAAAACAACATGCATAATAGATAATTACCTTCTTTTACAAAGTGCGAAATTCCGTTTACCGACCGATTCGGTCGGATTTCGGaatgttgttattttgaaaagctCCTCATTCCGTCCATAATTATTTGTCCaaaaaaacctataaaaacACGCTATCTTtgcatgtatattttaaaattaataatttaaaacaccaaTAAAACGTTCAAAGTAAATTAACCACAAACTTACCAGAGTATTTAGCGTAAAAAtccaaatgtttattttcaccgttttatgtttttttcgcATTCAATTCAATACAAACTACACCCTCGCCTAGCTTTTCTTGGATTGACGAAATGTCGGTTAAAATTTGAAACCCAATTTTGGACAGATGACGTACGATAAGTGATTGAATCGAAAGCCTTCAGTTTCACGAGTGTCGCGcgtattttaaacgttttatcaaataaaaatcaaaatggtcGGATAGAGGAGGCTAGTCGGAAACCGGTGCCGTTACGTTATTTGAATTCAATTCATGctaaaaaacatgtttttgtaATAACTTGTGAATAAAGTTTGTGtacatttgattattatttttaacagtatccCAAAAACACCTTTTCTgtttattataactttttatatttaaagtaaacgaaataaatttttattttataatcactTTTATGTCCATGGAAATTAAATTACTCTTTTGCACATATGGCATGCATATGAAGTTAATATAATTCCCTGAACTAAATGGGAATCTTTGGAATAACTAAACCAATATTAATGGTACTTGAACTGAGTGATAAATTATATCACTGTATAGATAGAAgtgtttataatacataatataaatactcttCTTGGTAAAAGCAGACACAGATGTAATGACCAGCTTaacaaataacattataattaactagctttctgcccgaAGCTCTTTCGCTTGCGCtgtctaaaacttaacaaattaccTATTTACCAAAACGTTCCCCTTGAAGTTTGAACTCTATACAAAAAAGCCGCATCAAAAACTGTcagatttaaagatttaaatatgCATACATAGGGAGAGACAGACAACGGGAAGCGACTTTATTGTTTACTATGTAGTGAGGTAATAAAGGtagaattatttcaataaagcATAGAAgagttattttgtttcttcataatttattcgttcaaaatttttattctcatattttgtcaaaattCCACCCATTCTGTAGAAGATTAGAAgcactttaaaataattattgtcaaaaTGACACTTGTCAGTTCCTTTTGACATATCTGGCATCTGCTTTCGCTTGCTGTGCTGTTGCTGTGCTTGCTGTGttctcaataattattattgattgtttttattttttatttacaaacaatttcatatttaaatataaataactttaaaatggCAAATATAACACTATACGGACAGTGCCGGTGCTGTCTTGCGACGGGCAATCATAGAAATATAACGAAGGAATATTACCATAACAGTGTGAGAGAAGTATATATGGATATCTTTTtggattgttttaatttattcgtaagTATTACTGTGTAGGAgttgttttattatgaaacagtttctttaaattaaagtGGTCACAgtataatcactacatagtataaaacaaagtccctttctctgtccctatgtatgcttatctttaaaactacgctacggattttgatgcggtttttttaaatagatatagtGATTATCGacgaaggttttagtatataatttattagggtTTAGATACAGCGGGCGAAGCttcgggcggtaagctagtaatgaataaattgcatttcttcttcttcttcttcctTTGCCTTATCCCTTTATTTGGGGACGGCTCTCCTCGTTCTCATGCGCCAGGATGGTCTATCCTGGGTTGTCTGTTTATTCAATTGGGCTCTCTCCAAGTCTTTTGATATGGAGGACCACCAAGTGGCGGGGGGACGTCCCAGACCCCTTCTTCTATTTGGCAAGTTTAGTGCCCTCCTTACTACGTGGTTTTCTTCACGCCTCATTACGTGTCCATACCATCttagggtcaactcacaccaaaagagcggcgaagcgcagcgaagcggagcgcagtttccgtgtcatatgaatttttactttattgtcattgctataaataatacatatataaaaattcatatgacacggaaactgcgctccgcttcgctgcgcttcgccgctcttttggtgtgagttgacccttaGACGCTGTTCGGTGATTTCTCTGAGATGGGAGCGACCTTGAAACTTCCTCTGATGTACTCATTGCGCACTTTATCAAGTCTAGTTACGCCGGCCGCCCATCTAagcattttcatttcatttacatGTACTCTTTGCTCTTGAGCTTTTTTGATTGCCCAGCACTCAGAGCCATACATAAGACCTAGTCTAACTGCGGTCTTGTAGACTTTTCCTTTGGTCTTTATTGGCATCTTTGAATGGAATgaataaattgcatttaaaatttataaaaaacttcAATTTCTAAGTAATTTTTCTATTCCAGCTATCCACAAGTAATGAAATAAGTTCCTTAATATGTAATTCCTGTATTGAACAATTACGAGAAGCGAACAAGTTCAAAACAATGGTTGTGAATAACGAACAGAGACTTTTGTCCATGACAGATAAAGacactatatttataaatggtaagtgtttgttatttttacattttctctCCGAAAACTTTCCTCTTGCCTCAAagaagattataaaaaaagaatacacaaatcggttcagccgtacTCAAGTTATGCACTTTACGATTcatttgcgattcatttttatataagattatgtttGCAAATGTTATATACCATATTCTTTTCAATCAATTTCAATCAaacttttcatataaattgGTGCTTTAGTGAAAGGGttacagacagacggacatatttttacttttatacaataaGTATGCGTGGAGAGAAACAATTTTCAAAAGCAGTCAAGTAGTTTTTGTGCTAAgtcataaaagtaaaaaaagatCGTATGCCGagcacgtgtcagaagtgaaacttctttggcaagactGATGATAACCATgatgtgacggtattgccatgatgcgaccttgaaattttactctcaacgcgcctaaagaagtttcacttcaaacaaGTTTAAAATAAGCGTTGGTAAGTAACTATGtagaaaaaaacattaaataaattaatatttctggacaaatttcacacacggcacaatctgatcccatactaagctttcgcttgtgttatggaaaccagattgctgataaacatacatatacagggtgtcccagaAGTCGACGTCAAGCCGAAATTTTCTGAAAGGTAATGCCACACCAGTTatcagataaattgaaaaaaaaaatttaagtcatgtatttttgaagttatggatttttttatttaattccagAAAATGTACACCATGTGACAGTTTTTTCATTCCTgttgttacaaatatttactttttgccaattttttttctcttacgtcATCCCAAATAGTGCTTTATGTAACCTGTGATCCTAAACCCTGTGCCGATCACTCCAACTTGTAGGAAAATGTCATTTTATAACGTAACaagttttcaaaattaatttttcgcaCTACTTCAACTGATCGTCCtgaaaaataatgtactaCTCCAGTTTGGCAAGTAGCTTTAAAAGTTAGCGCATTTAATAAGGATTCTAACGCGTTATAACACTTACTCCATTTTTTCTTAGAGCGgccataaaaaatttttttgcaaactAAGTctgtttttaacaatttctttgAAATTCCAAAAAACTATTCTAGTGTACCCAAAGCGTTCAAAGCTAGTGTCCAAAGAGACACATTCCATAAAGCGAGACAGATAGACTACTTATGACATACGGACGGAAATAAGTGAACGAGACAGATAAGTATTACAGCCACTTAGTTCGAGAACACCTTAATGAGGACTATCCAGACAGATGGATAGGGCGGGCTGGTACAATCTCGTGGCCCGCCCGATTTAAATCCTCTAGATTTTTTTCCTGGGGAGCAGTAAAGGGAAAAGTCTATTCCAAGTCAATTGAAAATGTAGAAGAGCTTAGACAGAGAATAGCGGAAGCAGtagaatttgtaaataatgcaAGATTTGCCCGCCTGATTTCACGATCTTTTTTAAGGAGATGTCGAGCTTGTATTGCAGCTGAAGAACGGAAATttgaacataattattattagagatGCGCCGAATAGTGGTTTCACCGAATAACCGAATACCGAATACTattcgaacggtgaaggaaaacatcgtgaggaaaccgacatgtcgaagaattaaaaagttcgacgacatgtgtcatccgccaacccgcacttggccagcgtggtggattatggcctgtaccctcataggaggcccgtgtcccagcagtgggaacgtatatgggctgatgatgatgatgatgatgatgatgaatactATTCGGTTAGAACCTTACCGAACCGAATATTCGGCCGAATTATTCGGTTCAATGTTTTGACGTGTTTTGATGCGTAAACCGGTTCTAACGGGTCGCAAGTAGCTGCCGGCTCGGTGGCGAGCGAGCCTTACCTCACCGCCCGCCACCCGCGTATATCGCCCGCGCACTTCGTGCTTTAAGTTACTTTAAGTTAGTGTTTGCAATATGAGCGGACGTAATGTCATTTTCTATTGGGACTAAAAGCATTGTCTTCAGACTCAGgatttaaagtattataaatattaaataagttctaataataaacatgattaaattatgttgatgtaaatttacaaaataaacgttggtttgaaatgtaatgatcgttttattttatacagggtgtaatcgttaagtgtgcacaggcgattattccataactattacagatatcaaaaaacttttaactcatattgaaagtactatacctaatgagtaaaatgacaataataacttttaaaaaataaaacgagaaatatccaaaaatgttacatgaaacgctcccatacatttagtatgaaatatgactatttcaaacatttaatatgaaaggttttgcttttttatttgattttgtgttataattatttcgcaaattttaatgaaagttcATTTAGAGACTGTAAATAAAGCTCGATGTGGAATACAATGGTATTCCAAATCGAGGATGTCGTCTCGAACATTGTATGGGacaatgtatgggagcgtttcatgtaacatttttggatatttcccgttttatttttaaaaaattattattgtcattttactcattaggtatagtactttcaatatcagtttaaggttttttgatatctgttatagttacggaataatcacCTGCGCatacttaacgattacaccctgtataccttAGGTTCAAACATTCTTCATAGGATTTCTTTGACTTGTGTATAGTATGACAtaaatcattcataatatgaagttatttatttagttctatAGCCAAGAAAGTAGAAACACTCATACCAAATATATTCGGCacctaaaccgaataattcggcCGAATACGAATAGTGAAAAAGATGCCGAATATGCCGAATACCGAATAtgtattcggtattcggcgcatccctaattattatgtaaaaaaagtaataaatttaatcataaaaaagTCTTTATTTTACTCTAGTTCACTTATTTGCGTCCGTATGTCATAAGTAGTCTATCTGTCTCGCTTTATGGAATGTCTCTCTTTGGACACTAGCTTTGAACACTTTGGGTACACTAGAATAGTTTTTTGGAATTTcaaagaaattgttaaaaacagACTTagtttgcaaaaaaattttttatggcCGCTCTAAGAAAAAATGGAGTAAGTGTTATAACGCGTTAGAATCCTTATTAAATGCGCTAACTTTTAAAGCTACTTGCCAAACTGGAGtagtacattatttttcaGGACGATCAGTTGAAGTAGtgcgaaaaattaattttgaaaacttGTTACGTTATAAAATGACATTTTCCTACAAGTTGGAGTGATCGGCACAGGGTTTAGGATCACAGGTTACATAAAGCACTATTTGGGATgacgtaagagaaaaaaaattggcaaaaagttaatatttgtAACAACAGGAATGATAAAACTGTCACATGGTGTACATTTTctggaattaaataaaaaaaatccataacttcaaaaatacatgacttaatttttttttttcaatttttctgaTAACTGGTGTGGCATTACCTTTCAGAAAATTTCGGCTTGCTtctgggacaccctgtataatttttaaataaatacttatatagataatcaaCATCCAGACACACAGCAAACATCTAttttcatcacacaaatatttgccccgggtgggaatcgaacccaagacctctggcttggaaggcagggccactaccaaccaagccaaacaccaaacagttaaaaataaaacagaataccaaaaatttataaaaattacatttttcagTACCAAACAACATGCATTCAGAAATGGAACTAGATGTAAAAATGGAGGGAACGTTTAACATAAAGGCTGAGCCGAGCAGTGATTTGGATAACGTCGACAAATCAGATGATCCCGATTTTGAAATGAACAACTATGATGATAGTGGTAAGTATAATTTGTAGCTCTAGTGTTAAAATgactaaatattatacaaaaaaaaatgtaggaaAATGGCGGACTCagggaaattttttttttcaaagtgGTGCAGGTCATGGTGTAGTACGAGATCCGGCAtcaggattagtgcgttcatcgtTTTTTCGATGATATGATTTcggtatataattatttaaagtagATATTTGGGTTgatttttcttcattttttgcaaccttattatattttgtatataataggtcttatttcgaaaataataaaatacatatagatttgaagctaagaccaacaggagtggagcaatgcgggtgaaaccgcggggcatagctagttattaatatggACCAATATATTTTCAGATGACTTGAGCGATGATGGGCTTATACAGGGTGAGGCTGAACTTTTAGCTCGGTTTCCAGTGCCCTTCCGATTGCCAACTAGGGACACTCTGTATAGCAGTGCTTGTGCGGACTTTGTTAGGCATTTGGATCTGCTTAaaggttaatattataatactaaaaacataatactaataaaaactACTTTAATATAAGGCCACATCATTCATATTCACAAAAATGCAAAAAAGCAAGCACATtgcatgtaaaaaaaaaaaaacgtaaaggcctttttttaacgaatttaactttaaataaatacacaaattcataattttttaacttGGTTTAccaaaatagtattttttacaatttttgtctgtttgtcggtttgttcCCGCTAATATCAGGAGTGGCTATAACGATTTTGATGGGACTTTCACTGGCAGATAGCTGTCGTTATGAAGAGCAACTGAGGCTATTTTTATACCGATATTCCCACAGGAACATTAGGATTAACAGAAAAAACTCAATAACGCGCGCGaatgaaaccgcggggcgcagctagtcaTAAATAACactgtaaaaattaaatgtttgggtgttttagaattaaaataatttctgtcTTTAACAAGTACAATTTATTTTCCCAGGAAAAATAATCACAGCAAAAATGATTTCAAACCTCATCGACGAATGTGAAAAACACCGTTTGGCCAGCAAAAAGATTTATATAACAGAGAAAATGGCGCAAATACTCAACACATCGATGATTCTAGAAAATTCCAACGTCACACCGTTCAAAAGCAGAAACCGATCTGGCTTTCCATGCTTCTATTGTGGGAGCATTTACGATGACCTACTAACTCTAAGAGAACACCAACAGAAAAGTCACTCTAAATGCGAAATTAAAAAGGCCCTAAGCGCGTACGGGGCGGAGTGCCTAGTCGTATATGTTGATATAACTGACCTAAAATGTACCCTATGTGACCAAAAAATACCCAATTTAAACgaattaaaaacacatttaattCGAATACACAAGAAAAAAATGCACACCGACTTCACAGACCGGGTCATACCTTTCAAATTGTACCAAGAAAGTGATAATAAATATGAGTGTCAATTGTGCGGTTTTACCTTCGAAACTTTCGGTTCAATAGAACGGCACATGAACGTGCATTACAGGAACTATGTGTGCAAAGAGTGTGGAACGGGTTTCGTGACGAAATACAGGCTCAAAGTGCATACAAAAAGCATGCACGTGGGTGGAAATTACCCGTGCGAAGTTTGCAAGAAAGTCTTCACGACGCAACAGAAACATAAGAACCACGTGGATACAGTACATAAAATGGTGAAAAGATTCAAGTGTCCGCATTGTAGTGAACGTTTTTCGGAATATTTTAGACGGCAAAAGCATTTAGTGGAAGTGCACGATAGACCCCCCTTGCAGTATAAGTGTAATGTTTGCGACAAATCATTTGACAGACGGTATACCCTATCCAGACACTTAAAACGCGACCATTTAGAAGAGAGAGACTATCAATGTCAAATGTGTGCGTACAAATGTTTCACTAAAAATGAGTTGAGGGTACACATGGTTAAACATAACGGGGAACGAATTTTCGAGTGTTCGGTGTGTCACAAGTCGTATGCAAGGAAGAAAACGCTAAGAGAACATATGAGGATACATAATAATGATAGGCGGTTCGCTTGTGCGGTGTGCGGGCAAGCGTTTGTGCAAAAGTGTAGCTTGAAAGGACATATTAAGACTCACCATGTGGAGTATAATTTGCCGATTTGAAGTTTGGCCTAAAAAAACTCGTGGTTATgagactatttttttataaatgttaattaaagaCTTACggatattatttaaagtgatttatttgttatgttGTTTATACCCATCACTTATTGAACTATTAGAGCATTATAGTTATAAGAAatcagaataaaaaaatgtaacaaaaaagaccgagcacacgtgtcagaagtgaaacttctttagcaagatttaaagataaaaatcgTCGCTTTACTCAATGACGTGACGGCATTGCCAtgatgcgaccttgaaattttactacatactaaatatatatatatatatatgttagAGCGTGGCTTTATTACGTATTGAAatactgatataatatttctttgacatcTTTACTCGACCAAAGTCAAGACAAGAATGACTTGCAACTGCAGACGACCGTTATTTATAGTACGATCAAAACAACTATTCGAGTGGTGTGACAGTGTGAGTCAGCGCAGGTgttatttgtgttgttttgatcgttattttgaatacgacatgaaatattattattacttgataattaaatgattgttaatacttttatccaattgattattattaaagttaatcaatttgatttacttttaaaatataattttatctttaaattaaacgcGCTAACACGGCCATTCTGAAAAAAGCTCGTGCTCTGAGCGTTAATTCAAAAAATCAGGTTATTATTACTTCCGGCCCAGTTGTCAGACTAAGTCACAGAAAACCCGTACAGACAAGTGGCATTCGattctattattatctacCCAGTTGTCAGACTAAGTGAAGACCCGTACAAACAAGTGGCAGTCGATTGTAGTATTATCTGCCCAGTTGTCAGACTAAGTCACAGAAGACCCGTACAGACAAGTGGCATTCGATTCTTTTATTATCTACCCAGTTGTCAGACTAAGTGAAGACCCGTACAAACAAGTGGCAGTCGATTGTAGTATTATCTGCCCAGTTGTCAGACTAAGTCACAGAAGACCCGTACAGACAAGTGGCAttcgattgtattattatctgcccagttgtcagactaagtcacagaagacccgtacagacaagtggcattcgattgtattattatctgcccAGTTGTCAGACTAAGTCACAGAAGACCCGTACAGACAAGTGGCATTCGATTTGCATTATTATCTGCCCAGTTGTCAGACTAAGTCACAGAAGACCCGTACAGACAAGTGGCACTCGATTATCATAATTAGTTTCCATTACCGCTAACACGGTCATCTAAATTTGGCTTTGGTACTATTCTTACACGTACATAGGACACAATAGTAGTCTAGCAATTGCTTGTACTTTTCTCTTCATAGCAATCATTGTCTAGTATTATTGTGATTTGATAGTATTTGTACATAGGATTCGATAGCTTATCGAGTTCTGCCAGCTGCAAATAGCGGCTTCCGTATCTCATCTCTCAAGTGACAACCACAAGTCCTGgaacataattaaaagttaaaacacaaGTTATGACGTCCTCGTCCGTTCATTTGAAATGAGTACGGGTAATTTATCTCGTGGTGTCAAAACAAtgtattaatacaaaaataaccgCTCGGCCAAACTGACCTTATAGAACACCAGTCACATCCACATGatgaactcaaactcaaatattgatttattcaaCTGGACTTCGCTTAGAAGCGCTTTTCAATtgtcaaaatacagaaaaataataatttaccaccACAATAGCTTACACTGGGCGCCATCGAAGGCACCACATTGGATTCAAATTCCCTAGGATCAAAACCTTATTATTTGTGACATAAGTACGTCGTTCTCTTACCATAATTAAAGGCTCAAATATCCTGGACAACCGCCCGGATATAGTCACAGATGTAAGTACTGGCAAGTGGCATAATATTTCCtagaaagttattttttgcaggtacctacatatttttgaaCCTTGTCTGcattttttcataaactttTCGATTGTATGAAATACATAGAAACTTCAGTTTCAACAGAATACAGATCATTGAAAGaatatgatatttatataaaaaaatagttttttatagaattaagTAGGTGTGTGGTTTCGGAATACAATATGTTCTAggtaaatattgtatattgacatgataaaagagcaactatggaattacttgccggttcttctccataaatatactgttttccgaatcggtggtaaatgttaaaaattagaaATGACGATTGAAAAGTAAAAGTCCTTCTAGAAGAagtttaattgtataaataaatgtttgagtttgatgaATTGATGTTTTAGCTTATATGTGCCATTTTCACAGGAATAAAGGGAGagggaaataaaataaaacgtgtattaaatatgatatttttttaatctttaataaGCCTAACAGGTAGGTATGtagata comes from Colias croceus chromosome 23, ilColCroc2.1 and encodes:
- the LOC123702445 gene encoding zinc finger protein 141-like translates to MANITLYGQCRCCLATGNHRNITKEYYHNSVREVYMDIFLDCFNLFLSTSNEISSLICNSCIEQLREANKFKTMVVNNEQRLLSMTDKDTIFINVPNNMHSEMELDVKMEGTFNIKAEPSSDLDNVDKSDDPDFEMNNYDDSDDLSDDGLIQGEAELLARFPVPFRLPTRDTLYSSACADFVRHLDLLKGKIITAKMISNLIDECEKHRLASKKIYITEKMAQILNTSMILENSNVTPFKSRNRSGFPCFYCGSIYDDLLTLREHQQKSHSKCEIKKALSAYGAECLVVYVDITDLKCTLCDQKIPNLNELKTHLIRIHKKKMHTDFTDRVIPFKLYQESDNKYECQLCGFTFETFGSIERHMNVHYRNYVCKECGTGFVTKYRLKVHTKSMHVGGNYPCEVCKKVFTTQQKHKNHVDTVHKMVKRFKCPHCSERFSEYFRRQKHLVEVHDRPPLQYKCNVCDKSFDRRYTLSRHLKRDHLEERDYQCQMCAYKCFTKNELRVHMVKHNGERIFECSVCHKSYARKKTLREHMRIHNNDRRFACAVCGQAFVQKCSLKGHIKTHHVEYNLPI